In the genome of Croceimicrobium hydrocarbonivorans, one region contains:
- the rpe gene encoding ribulose-phosphate 3-epimerase — translation MALIAPSLLAADFLNLERDCKMVNESAADWFHLDVMDGLFVPNISFGLPVIEAINRVATKTLDVHLMIEKPERYIQDFKAAGADVLTVHYEASTHLHRSLQAIKAEGMQAGVALNPHTPVSLLKDVIQDIDLVCLMSVNPGFGGQKFIERTYDKVRELKGMINEAGSNTLIEIDGGVNTDNAPKLIAAGADVLVAGSFVFRAENQIGTIAALKAI, via the coding sequence ATGGCACTTATTGCACCTAGCCTTTTGGCTGCCGACTTCCTGAATCTTGAACGCGATTGTAAAATGGTGAACGAAAGTGCCGCCGACTGGTTTCACCTAGATGTGATGGATGGGCTATTTGTTCCTAACATCTCTTTCGGTTTACCGGTGATTGAAGCCATTAACCGTGTAGCCACGAAAACCCTGGATGTTCATTTAATGATCGAAAAGCCTGAGCGCTATATCCAGGATTTTAAAGCCGCCGGTGCCGATGTACTTACCGTACATTACGAGGCTTCTACGCACTTACACCGCAGCCTACAGGCGATTAAAGCCGAAGGCATGCAAGCTGGTGTGGCCTTAAATCCGCACACTCCCGTTAGCTTATTAAAAGATGTGATCCAGGATATTGATCTGGTTTGCCTGATGAGCGTAAACCCTGGCTTCGGTGGTCAGAAATTCATTGAGCGTACCTATGATAAAGTTCGTGAACTGAAAGGCATGATCAATGAAGCGGGCTCCAATACCCTCATCGAAATTGATGGTGGGGTGAATACCGATAATGCACCCAAGCTTATTGCAGCTGGTGCCGATGTATTAGTAGCCGGAAGCTTTGTGTTCCGCGCCGAAAATCAAATAGGAACTATCGCTGCTTTAAAAGCGATTTAA
- a CDS encoding GNAT family N-acetyltransferase, which yields MKEIISPVSRYAIISELKAEAFLNHTSKGSNHLYLVDHRNAPNIVREIGRLREEAFRTAGGGTGKELDLDQYDLSENHPYQQLVVWDPEDQEILAGYRLQRCIDGERDEDGRLKSPTSKLFELSDKMVEEFLPVTIELGRSFVQPKYQRTAARKGLFALDNLWEGLASVMIQSPELEYMFGKVTMYPHYEREARNIILAFMRYFFPDPDQLVRPRTPLVTEEELSPYFNLFNGLAYKQAHKVLSQEVKKRGETIPPLINSYMSLSTTMRSFGTSENPFFGSVEETGILIRFEDIDPARKERYIKNYQEHSSEYEGPLYIPSTGSNAEKA from the coding sequence ATGAAGGAAATAATCAGTCCGGTTAGCCGGTATGCCATTATAAGTGAACTTAAGGCTGAGGCCTTTTTAAATCATACTTCTAAAGGAAGTAATCACTTGTATTTGGTAGATCACCGCAATGCTCCGAATATTGTTCGGGAGATTGGTCGTTTACGTGAAGAAGCTTTTCGCACGGCAGGCGGGGGTACTGGTAAGGAATTAGACTTGGATCAATACGATCTGAGCGAAAATCATCCTTATCAGCAATTGGTGGTTTGGGATCCCGAAGATCAGGAGATCTTAGCCGGCTATCGCCTGCAACGTTGCATTGATGGCGAGCGCGATGAAGACGGTCGCTTAAAGTCGCCTACCAGCAAATTATTTGAATTGTCGGATAAAATGGTGGAGGAGTTCTTGCCCGTTACCATCGAATTAGGACGTTCCTTCGTTCAACCTAAATACCAGCGTACCGCTGCTCGTAAAGGTTTATTTGCCCTTGATAATTTATGGGAAGGTTTGGCCTCGGTGATGATTCAAAGTCCGGAGCTGGAATACATGTTCGGTAAAGTAACCATGTATCCGCATTATGAGCGCGAAGCCCGCAATATCATTTTGGCCTTTATGCGCTACTTCTTCCCCGATCCCGATCAATTGGTACGTCCACGTACTCCCTTGGTAACGGAAGAAGAGTTAAGCCCCTATTTCAATTTGTTTAATGGCCTAGCCTATAAGCAGGCGCATAAGGTATTGTCGCAGGAAGTGAAGAAGCGTGGAGAGACTATTCCACCGCTCATCAATAGCTATATGTCTTTAAGCACTACCATGCGTTCCTTTGGTACTTCCGAGAATCCATTCTTTGGTTCGGTGGAAGAAACTGGAATCTTAATCCGTTTTGAGGATATCGACCCGGCGCGCAAAGAACGCTATATCAAAAACTATCAGGAGCACAGCTCAGAGTATGAAGGCCCCCTGTACATTCCCAGCACAGGGAGCAATGCAGAAAAGGCTTAA
- a CDS encoding 1-acyl-sn-glycerol-3-phosphate acyltransferase — protein MSQSELQSAPEKYIEIEKVVAEKNPALAKWLPGFVMRYIKRIIHQDEINEAMRLHGDKEGLPFVRAGLDFLNTTVKTVGLENIPKEGGVILASNHPLGGLDGIAFMKAVGEVREDQQFLVNDILLNIKNLEPLFIPVNKVGANPRKALQVIEDTYARDIAILVFPSGMVSRRLADGIGDLTWQKSFIAKAKKYKKDIIPVHIDGKNSSWFYNLSYWRSKLGIKANLEMFYLADEMFKQRGKTITITFGEPVSWQSFDNSKSLVEWAEYMRSLTYALPKKK, from the coding sequence ATGAGCCAGTCAGAGCTACAATCCGCCCCGGAAAAGTACATTGAGATTGAGAAGGTGGTGGCCGAAAAAAATCCGGCCCTGGCCAAGTGGTTGCCGGGTTTTGTAATGCGCTACATTAAACGCATTATACATCAAGACGAAATTAATGAAGCGATGCGCTTGCATGGCGATAAGGAAGGTTTGCCCTTTGTGCGGGCCGGACTCGATTTTTTAAATACCACCGTAAAAACGGTAGGCCTCGAAAACATCCCTAAGGAAGGCGGGGTAATATTAGCCTCGAATCATCCCTTGGGTGGTTTAGATGGAATTGCCTTTATGAAGGCCGTTGGGGAAGTACGGGAAGATCAACAGTTTTTGGTGAATGATATTCTTTTGAATATTAAGAACCTCGAGCCGCTTTTTATTCCGGTGAATAAAGTGGGAGCCAATCCTCGTAAGGCCCTGCAGGTGATTGAAGATACCTACGCTCGGGATATTGCCATTTTGGTGTTCCCATCGGGGATGGTAAGTCGCCGTTTAGCAGATGGTATTGGTGACCTTACCTGGCAAAAGAGCTTTATCGCGAAAGCGAAGAAATACAAGAAGGATATTATTCCTGTGCATATTGATGGGAAAAACTCATCTTGGTTTTACAATCTTTCCTACTGGCGCAGTAAATTAGGCATCAAAGCCAATTTGGAAATGTTCTATCTCGCAGATGAGATGTTCAAGCAGAGAGGCAAGACTATAACCATTACTTTTGGAGAACCTGTTTCCTGGCAAAGTTTCGATAATTCGAAAAGCTTGGTAGAGTGGGCTGAGTACATGCGCAGCCTTACTTATGCTTTACCTAAAAAGAAATGA
- a CDS encoding NAD(P)-dependent oxidoreductase yields the protein MKFGIIREGKNPPDKRVPLSPQQCLQLLNQYPNLEIAVQPSPIRCFPDAEYAEAGLNLQEDLSDCDVLLGVKEVPVAMLIPNKSYLFFSHTYKKQAYNRDLLRAILDKKIRLIDYEMLKDISGKRLLGFGRYAGIVGAYNGFRAYGKLSGEYELKAAHECKDRRELEHELVKVRLPQNFRIALTGAGKVAGGAMEILSALKITQVYPDEFVREDFNKEVVYTQLNVQDYFKRQDGKPFIRKDFYQDNQGYESNFLPFAEHADMYIACHYWSEGSPLIFSRAEARDPRFNIKLVADISCDIDGPVASTIRPSTIADPFYAYDPQTEKEVAFGTSGSIAVSAVDNLPGELPRDASEDFGNELIKNIIPHFFNGDPQGILAKASETELNGKLSSYFAYLKDYVA from the coding sequence ATGAAGTTCGGAATTATCCGTGAAGGAAAGAATCCTCCCGATAAACGCGTTCCCCTAAGTCCACAACAATGTCTGCAATTATTGAACCAATATCCTAATTTGGAAATTGCCGTTCAACCCAGCCCTATTCGCTGTTTCCCGGATGCCGAATATGCAGAGGCAGGCCTTAATCTTCAGGAAGATTTGTCAGATTGTGACGTTTTGCTGGGTGTTAAGGAAGTACCAGTAGCAATGTTGATCCCCAACAAAAGCTACCTATTCTTTTCGCATACCTATAAAAAACAGGCTTATAATCGCGATTTACTGCGAGCCATTCTCGATAAGAAAATCCGCTTGATCGACTATGAGATGTTGAAAGACATCAGCGGAAAACGCCTCTTGGGCTTTGGTCGCTATGCCGGAATTGTTGGTGCTTACAATGGCTTTAGAGCCTATGGTAAGCTAAGCGGCGAGTATGAATTGAAGGCGGCACATGAATGCAAAGACCGTCGCGAGCTTGAACATGAATTAGTGAAAGTTCGATTGCCCCAGAATTTTAGAATAGCCCTTACCGGTGCTGGAAAGGTAGCCGGAGGAGCGATGGAAATACTCTCGGCATTAAAAATCACTCAGGTATATCCGGATGAATTTGTGCGTGAGGACTTTAATAAAGAAGTGGTCTACACCCAGCTTAATGTGCAGGACTATTTTAAAAGACAAGACGGCAAGCCTTTTATCCGTAAGGATTTTTACCAAGATAATCAGGGTTATGAATCTAATTTCCTGCCCTTTGCAGAGCATGCGGATATGTATATCGCCTGCCATTACTGGTCAGAAGGTTCACCTTTGATTTTTAGTAGAGCAGAAGCTCGAGATCCGCGATTTAATATTAAACTGGTAGCTGATATTTCCTGCGATATTGATGGTCCGGTGGCCAGCACTATTCGTCCTTCGACAATTGCTGATCCCTTTTATGCCTATGATCCGCAAACCGAAAAAGAAGTTGCTTTTGGAACATCAGGCAGCATTGCAGTAAGTGCCGTAGATAATCTTCCGGGTGAATTACCTCGGGATGCTTCGGAAGACTTTGGTAATGAGCTGATCAAGAATATTATTCCCCATTTCTTTAATGGCGATCCGCAAGGAATTTTGGCGAAGGCCAGCGAAACGGAGCTCAATGGAAAACTTAGTTCATACTTTGCTTATTTGAAGGACTATGTTGCTTAG
- a CDS encoding SIR2 family protein, translated as MKQTSILLGAGFSVNQGYPTANQFNEILVNLDPEDFCVHTDGTVIKKNREDEDPFWYTQDSKHRHFVTRLIQLYKELSEGLFNYEEFYDFYNEIRRGERECHEFDELCNGFREEFHSDTDNINLISRTNNILNQLISIFLVDRDGNKFYKPVNHGKPIYPGYSGFLYCMEKWGSESIVHIHTLNHDLFLETFKSSDWIQGELSDGFEEIGSPYYGNFKENYKVRLPRFTNHFDKKFRLYKLHGSVDQFPFHIQNQGIDTYVKIKLGIGTSDLFKEVQENGKPKYINDWINYHPDFLSGTTSKILRYREPWYYDKVFTHFEENLKNSEQLIIIGYGCGDIEINRLIEECFDFENKMVNLVEPYPSDKSREFVKKFKGRLIEKTPDNLSIDDFKK; from the coding sequence ATGAAACAGACATCTATTCTTTTAGGAGCAGGATTTTCTGTTAACCAAGGATATCCGACAGCAAATCAGTTTAACGAAATCTTGGTCAACCTCGACCCCGAAGACTTTTGTGTTCATACGGATGGTACTGTAATCAAAAAAAACAGAGAGGATGAAGATCCATTTTGGTACACGCAGGATTCGAAACATAGACATTTCGTAACAAGACTAATTCAACTGTATAAAGAATTATCCGAAGGTCTCTTTAATTACGAAGAATTTTATGACTTCTACAATGAAATTCGAAGAGGTGAAAGAGAATGTCATGAGTTTGATGAATTGTGTAACGGATTCAGAGAGGAGTTCCACAGTGATACCGATAATATCAATTTGATTTCAAGAACAAATAACATTTTGAATCAATTGATTTCAATCTTCCTTGTAGACCGAGATGGAAATAAATTTTACAAACCTGTCAATCATGGTAAACCGATTTATCCAGGGTATAGTGGATTTCTATATTGCATGGAAAAATGGGGATCAGAATCTATAGTACATATTCACACCCTTAACCATGACTTATTCTTGGAGACGTTTAAATCTTCAGATTGGATTCAGGGAGAACTATCAGATGGTTTTGAGGAAATTGGCTCTCCTTATTATGGAAACTTCAAAGAAAACTACAAGGTGAGACTTCCCAGGTTTACCAATCATTTTGACAAAAAATTTCGACTTTACAAACTGCATGGGAGTGTTGACCAGTTTCCATTTCACATTCAAAACCAAGGAATTGACACCTATGTTAAAATAAAACTCGGAATTGGAACAAGTGACCTTTTCAAAGAGGTTCAAGAAAACGGAAAACCGAAGTATATAAATGATTGGATCAACTATCATCCAGACTTTCTTTCAGGAACAACATCAAAAATCCTACGATATAGGGAACCTTGGTACTATGACAAGGTATTTACACACTTTGAAGAAAACCTTAAAAACTCAGAACAACTAATAATTATTGGTTATGGATGTGGAGACATTGAAATTAACCGCCTCATTGAAGAGTGTTTTGACTTCGAAAACAAGATGGTAAACTTGGTAGAACCTTATCCTTCCGACAAGTCAAGAGAATTTGTGAAGAAATTCAAAGGCAGGTTAATCGAGAAAACTCCCGACAACCTCAGTATAGATGATTTTAAAAAATAA
- a CDS encoding type II toxin-antitoxin system HigB family toxin: MRVIAKSTLRLFWEKHSESEQALKAWYREAEKASWQSFNELKLEYPSASILKDNRIVFNIKGNNYRLIVKFNFDFQICWIRFIGTHAEYDKIDANKI; the protein is encoded by the coding sequence TTGAGAGTAATAGCAAAAAGTACCCTTCGCCTTTTTTGGGAAAAACATTCTGAGAGTGAACAAGCATTGAAGGCATGGTACCGAGAAGCAGAAAAAGCCAGTTGGCAATCCTTTAATGAATTGAAACTGGAATATCCAAGTGCGAGTATTTTAAAGGACAACAGAATTGTATTTAACATTAAAGGAAACAACTACCGATTAATCGTAAAATTCAATTTTGATTTCCAAATATGTTGGATCAGGTTCATTGGAACACATGCCGAGTACGATAAGATTGACGCAAACAAAATTTGA
- a CDS encoding helix-turn-helix domain-containing protein has product MKLKVIRTEEDYQEALARLEKIFDSKPSSKNGDELEILSILIDQYEKEHFPIDLPDPIEAIKFRMDQMGLKQKDLAEIVGFKSRVSEILNKKRKLTLEMVRKLNTALRIPTEVLIQDY; this is encoded by the coding sequence ATGAAACTAAAAGTAATTAGGACAGAAGAGGATTATCAAGAGGCATTGGCGAGATTAGAAAAGATTTTTGACTCTAAGCCAAGCAGCAAAAACGGAGATGAGCTAGAAATTCTTTCCATCCTAATCGATCAATACGAGAAAGAGCACTTCCCTATCGATTTACCAGATCCCATCGAGGCCATCAAATTTAGAATGGATCAAATGGGTTTAAAGCAAAAAGATTTAGCCGAAATCGTAGGCTTTAAAAGTCGGGTCAGTGAGATTTTAAATAAAAAAAGAAAGCTAACCTTAGAAATGGTTAGAAAGCTAAATACTGCGCTGAGGATTCCAACAGAGGTCCTAATTCAAGATTATTAA
- a CDS encoding ComEC/Rec2 family competence protein, with translation MSIIKSFSVGLGDMFYIKHGSDNFTIIDCCLSDDNKKEIVGEINAEHKYKEITRFISTHPDGDHIQKLDYLDDEIDIVNFYCVKNKATKPDETASFTRYCELRDSSKAFNIYKGCKRKWMNQDGPDKYGKEIGSSGINILWPDTTDDDYKTELEKAENGTAFNNISCIIKYSLNGGVTAVWMGDLETDFMEKIKDKVSLTKTNILFAPHHGRKSGKIPQEWLDTMDPDIIVMGEANSKDSDYASYPNHNKIRQNSAKDITFECEEGKVHVYCSSETYEIDFLENENKSTFDYYKGTLNI, from the coding sequence ATGAGTATTATAAAATCATTCTCGGTCGGGTTAGGTGACATGTTCTACATTAAACATGGCTCAGATAACTTCACAATTATTGACTGTTGCCTATCTGACGACAACAAAAAGGAAATAGTTGGTGAAATAAATGCAGAACATAAATACAAAGAAATTACAAGGTTTATTTCAACTCATCCAGATGGTGACCACATTCAAAAGCTTGATTACTTAGACGATGAAATTGATATTGTTAATTTTTATTGTGTCAAGAACAAGGCAACAAAGCCTGATGAAACTGCCAGTTTTACAAGGTATTGTGAATTGAGAGACTCAAGCAAAGCATTCAATATTTATAAAGGTTGTAAACGGAAATGGATGAATCAAGATGGCCCAGATAAGTATGGTAAAGAGATAGGAAGTTCGGGTATCAATATTTTATGGCCAGATACGACTGACGATGACTATAAAACTGAACTGGAAAAAGCAGAGAACGGCACAGCTTTCAATAATATTTCTTGTATCATAAAGTATAGCCTAAATGGTGGAGTAACAGCTGTTTGGATGGGAGACCTTGAGACTGATTTCATGGAGAAAATAAAAGACAAAGTTTCTTTAACCAAGACCAATATTCTCTTTGCACCTCATCATGGTAGGAAAAGTGGTAAAATTCCTCAAGAATGGTTGGACACAATGGATCCAGACATTATTGTTATGGGAGAAGCTAACTCGAAAGATTCAGATTATGCGTCATATCCAAATCATAACAAAATCAGACAGAACTCTGCGAAGGATATAACTTTTGAATGTGAAGAGGGAAAAGTTCATGTGTACTGTTCTAGTGAAACATATGAAATAGACTTTCTTGAAAATGAGAATAAAAGCACTTTTGATTATTATAAAGGGACACTAAATATTTAA
- a CDS encoding lipoate--protein ligase: MLCIKHRSTDPFFNIATDEFIFKHLKEDCFMLWQNDNAIIVGKHQNTLAEINLDYVKEHDIKVVRRLSGGGAVYHDMGNLNFTFTRSSERDDDLVDFKRYTAPIIAVLQEMGVNAEFSGRNDIMIEGKKFSGNAEHVFKNKVMHHGTLLFSSNMPNISGALKINPLKYKDRAVKSIPKRVTNIQDHLKEKMSVEEFADRIMNYILENYEDSKLYEFSEEDLAMIESIKKEKYESWDWNYGYSPNYDFKQGVKTSGGLLEMNMNVSKGLIQEVKIQGDFFHIRDITDIEQALANTPHDEAKIREKLAQFNLKDYFKDISIDDLVAAMF; the protein is encoded by the coding sequence ATGCTTTGTATCAAACACCGTAGTACCGACCCCTTTTTCAATATTGCTACTGACGAGTTTATCTTCAAGCATCTAAAAGAGGATTGCTTCATGCTGTGGCAGAATGATAATGCCATTATCGTGGGAAAACATCAAAACACCTTAGCGGAGATTAACCTCGACTATGTTAAGGAGCACGATATTAAGGTAGTGCGACGCTTAAGTGGTGGTGGCGCTGTTTATCATGATATGGGTAATCTTAATTTCACCTTTACCCGCAGCAGCGAAAGAGACGATGATCTAGTGGACTTCAAGCGTTATACCGCGCCTATCATTGCCGTTTTACAAGAGATGGGCGTGAATGCCGAGTTTAGTGGTCGCAATGATATTATGATTGAGGGCAAAAAGTTTTCTGGAAATGCCGAGCACGTTTTCAAAAACAAAGTGATGCATCATGGTACCCTGCTCTTCTCCAGCAATATGCCCAATATAAGCGGTGCTTTAAAAATTAATCCGCTTAAGTACAAAGACCGGGCGGTGAAGTCGATCCCCAAGCGAGTGACCAATATCCAAGACCATTTAAAAGAGAAAATGAGCGTGGAGGAATTCGCTGATCGCATCATGAATTACATCCTTGAAAATTATGAGGATTCTAAGCTCTATGAGTTTAGCGAAGAGGACCTAGCAATGATTGAATCCATTAAAAAGGAGAAATACGAATCCTGGGATTGGAATTATGGTTACTCCCCCAATTATGATTTTAAGCAAGGGGTAAAAACCAGTGGCGGCTTGTTAGAGATGAACATGAATGTTTCCAAAGGCTTAATCCAGGAAGTGAAAATTCAAGGGGACTTCTTTCACATCCGCGATATAACCGACATTGAACAAGCGCTAGCCAATACCCCTCATGATGAAGCTAAGATTAGAGAAAAGCTAGCGCAGTTTAATTTGAAAGATTACTTCAAAGATATTAGCATCGATGACCTCGTTGCGGCTATGTTCTGA
- a CDS encoding family 16 glycosylhydrolase, with protein MILKNTLFSLACLSSLGLSAQSLQDDFEGNGNINSWFGDACVIDNAKANPYAQGANTSATVLEYDDQGGQYANLRFDANQNLNLAQHQVFQIKVYLPSSGISGNQPNQISCKLQDGTQASPWQTQTEIIKPLVLDQWQTITFDFGNDPYINLDPTSLPPIQRTDFNRVLFQLNGENNTDLVLAYFDDFIYLDTSFVSPAPVYSQLVWFDEFNGSGAIDTSKWFHQTLLPNGSSWFNGEVQHYTGRTANSSQSNGSLKLIAKKESFTDQGVTKQYTSARLNSKFAFTYGRVEVRAKLPTGSGTWPAIWMLGQNITENGGYWQLQGYGTTGWPACGEVDIMEHWGTNQDYVSSAMHTTSSSGATVNHGGRMIPGVSNDFHVYALEWTPEKMIFSVDSVVHYIYFPSVRDAATWPFDDPQYLLLNFAIEGGIDPSFSEDTLEIDYLRVYQAPSVGMQEAQSKRADLYPNPVADQLRIEIPDANGSWLLELRAQDGKLLEQLEVQAQDGVFQVNALDRFSKGIYLLNLKQEEQLYQLKFLKS; from the coding sequence ATGATTTTAAAAAACACCCTATTTTCTTTGGCCTGCTTATCCTCCTTAGGCCTTTCTGCACAAAGCTTACAAGACGATTTTGAAGGCAACGGAAACATCAATTCCTGGTTTGGTGATGCCTGTGTTATTGATAATGCCAAAGCCAATCCCTATGCTCAAGGAGCCAATACTTCAGCTACCGTTTTAGAATATGATGATCAGGGTGGGCAGTATGCCAATCTGCGTTTCGATGCCAATCAGAATCTCAATTTAGCCCAGCATCAAGTTTTTCAAATCAAGGTATATCTCCCTTCTTCCGGGATCAGTGGCAATCAGCCTAACCAAATTTCTTGCAAGCTGCAGGATGGTACTCAGGCCAGTCCCTGGCAAACGCAAACGGAAATCATAAAGCCCTTGGTTCTGGATCAATGGCAAACCATCACCTTCGATTTTGGGAATGATCCTTATATCAATCTTGATCCTACCTCATTGCCGCCCATACAGCGCACCGACTTCAATCGAGTTTTGTTTCAGCTTAATGGTGAGAATAATACCGATTTGGTATTAGCCTATTTTGATGATTTCATTTATCTGGATACTAGCTTTGTGAGCCCCGCTCCGGTTTACAGTCAATTGGTTTGGTTCGATGAGTTTAATGGCAGTGGAGCGATTGATACTTCCAAATGGTTTCATCAAACCCTTTTGCCAAATGGCAGTTCCTGGTTTAATGGGGAAGTACAACATTATACCGGTCGCACGGCAAACAGCTCTCAAAGCAATGGTAGCTTAAAACTGATTGCTAAGAAGGAAAGCTTTACCGATCAAGGGGTGACCAAACAATATACCTCCGCCCGTTTGAATTCCAAATTCGCTTTTACCTACGGAAGGGTAGAGGTACGGGCCAAGCTTCCCACCGGTTCTGGTACCTGGCCTGCTATCTGGATGCTGGGGCAGAATATCACTGAAAATGGTGGCTATTGGCAATTGCAAGGTTATGGTACTACCGGCTGGCCCGCTTGTGGTGAGGTGGACATTATGGAGCATTGGGGTACCAATCAAGATTATGTTTCCAGTGCCATGCATACGACCTCCAGCTCTGGCGCTACCGTAAATCATGGTGGACGAATGATTCCCGGGGTTTCGAATGACTTCCATGTATATGCATTAGAATGGACGCCGGAAAAGATGATTTTTAGTGTGGATAGTGTGGTTCATTATATCTACTTCCCTTCGGTGCGAGATGCCGCAACCTGGCCTTTTGATGATCCACAATATCTATTATTAAACTTCGCCATTGAAGGAGGAATAGATCCTTCCTTTAGCGAGGACACATTAGAGATCGATTATTTACGGGTTTATCAAGCACCTTCTGTGGGTATGCAAGAAGCTCAAAGTAAAAGAGCGGATCTTTATCCTAATCCGGTAGCCGATCAATTGCGAATTGAGATTCCTGATGCCAATGGTTCCTGGCTCTTAGAGCTGCGGGCTCAAGATGGTAAATTGTTGGAACAATTAGAAGTGCAGGCTCAGGATGGAGTCTTTCAAGTAAATGCCCTCGATCGTTTTTCCAAGGGAATCTATCTCCTGAATTTAAAACAGGAAGAGCAGCTATATCAATTGAAATTTTTGAAAAGCTAA
- a CDS encoding response regulator has translation MNKTNAVFIIDDDPIYQFSFGAILKLINPEVQTSIFSNGEEALDHCKSVVNTGKSCPKLIFLDLNMPVMDGWNFLDELVLFNKDVLNKTKVYIVSSSVHEEDTERAKNYPLIQGYLVKPVKRDVLQSILNEALSKAS, from the coding sequence ATGAACAAAACCAATGCGGTATTTATCATTGATGATGATCCTATTTATCAATTTTCCTTTGGAGCTATTTTAAAGTTGATTAATCCAGAGGTGCAGACCAGTATTTTTTCCAATGGTGAAGAAGCTTTGGACCACTGTAAATCCGTTGTCAATACCGGCAAATCATGCCCAAAACTGATTTTCTTGGATTTGAATATGCCGGTGATGGATGGTTGGAATTTTCTGGATGAACTAGTTCTCTTTAATAAGGATGTACTGAATAAAACCAAGGTGTATATAGTTTCCAGTTCCGTACATGAAGAAGATACAGAGCGTGCTAAAAACTATCCATTGATTCAAGGTTATTTGGTGAAGCCAGTGAAACGGGATGTGTTGCAATCCATTTTAAATGAGGCCTTGAGCAAGGCATCTTAG